In the Mycolicibacterium thermoresistibile genome, one interval contains:
- a CDS encoding cyclopropane mycolic acid synthase family methyltransferase has translation MPETTSDTQNLTPHFEEVQAHYDLSDDFFRLFLDPSQTYSCAYFERDDMTLEEAQLAKIDLSLGKLDLKPGMTLLDIGCGWGATIKRAVEKYDVNVVGLTLSRNQQAHVQQVLDEMDSTRSRRVLLQGWEQFREPVDRIVSIGAFEHFGRDRYEEFFKMAYEVLPADGIMMLHTIIKPSDEEFAARELPITMRYLRFFKFIMDEIFPGGDLPQAKVVEEHATRAGFTVAHTQPLRLHYARTLDHWSSALEARKDEAIAIQSEEVYERYMKYLTGCADLFRKGYTDVCQFTLKK, from the coding sequence GTGCCAGAAACAACGAGCGATACCCAGAACTTGACGCCGCACTTCGAGGAAGTCCAGGCCCACTACGATCTGTCTGACGACTTCTTCCGGCTGTTCCTCGACCCGAGTCAGACCTACAGCTGTGCGTACTTCGAACGCGACGACATGACCTTGGAGGAGGCGCAGCTCGCCAAGATCGATCTGTCGCTGGGCAAGCTCGACCTGAAGCCGGGTATGACGCTGCTCGACATCGGCTGCGGCTGGGGCGCCACCATCAAGCGGGCCGTGGAGAAGTACGACGTGAACGTCGTCGGTCTGACGTTGAGCCGCAACCAGCAGGCGCATGTACAGCAGGTTTTGGACGAAATGGACAGCACCCGCAGCCGCCGGGTCCTGTTGCAGGGTTGGGAACAGTTCCGTGAGCCGGTCGACCGGATCGTGTCCATCGGCGCGTTCGAGCACTTCGGCCGGGACCGGTACGAAGAGTTCTTCAAGATGGCGTATGAGGTGCTGCCCGCCGACGGCATCATGATGCTGCACACCATCATCAAGCCGAGCGATGAGGAGTTCGCCGCCCGCGAACTGCCGATCACCATGCGCTATCTGCGGTTCTTCAAGTTCATCATGGACGAGATCTTCCCGGGCGGTGACCTGCCGCAGGCCAAGGTGGTCGAGGAACACGCCACCCGGGCCGGGTTCACGGTCGCGCACACCCAGCCGCTTCGGCTGCATTACGCACGCACCCTGGATCACTGGTCGTCGGCGCTGGAGGCCCGTAAGGACGAGGCGATCGCGATCCAGTCCGAAGAGGTGTACGAGCGGTACATGAAGTACCTCACCGGCTGCGCCGACCTGTTCCGCAAGGGCTACACCGACGTCTGTCAGTTCACGCTGAAGAAGTAG
- a CDS encoding L,D-transpeptidase, protein MREAIRYVCTVLGVVTVLLAGSAGTGTAAIHNPVPVADIAPADGAIVGVAHPVEVTFAAPVVNRLAAQRSIRIISDNAPAGEFSWLGDRVVRWTPDGYWPAHSSVSVLAGGIKTNFRTGSVVKGVADISAHTFTVSIDGEVVREMPASMGKPKFPTPTGSFSVLGKEKMVVMDSRTIGIPLDDPEGYRLNVENAVRITWGGVYIHSAPWSVGSQGYANVSHGCINLSPSNAAWYFDQVRIGDPVIVQP, encoded by the coding sequence GTGCGGGAAGCGATCCGATACGTGTGCACCGTGCTGGGCGTCGTCACGGTGCTGTTGGCCGGGTCAGCCGGTACCGGCACCGCGGCGATACACAACCCCGTTCCGGTGGCCGACATCGCCCCGGCGGACGGTGCGATCGTCGGGGTGGCGCATCCGGTCGAGGTGACGTTCGCGGCGCCGGTGGTCAACCGTCTCGCCGCGCAACGATCGATCCGGATCATCTCCGACAACGCACCGGCCGGGGAATTCAGTTGGCTCGGTGACCGTGTGGTGCGGTGGACGCCCGACGGGTACTGGCCGGCACATTCGTCGGTCAGCGTCCTGGCCGGCGGCATCAAGACGAACTTCCGGACCGGGTCGGTCGTCAAGGGGGTCGCCGACATCAGCGCCCACACCTTCACCGTCAGCATCGACGGGGAGGTGGTCCGGGAAATGCCCGCCTCGATGGGTAAACCCAAATTCCCCACCCCCACAGGGTCGTTCAGCGTGCTCGGGAAAGAGAAGATGGTCGTGATGGATTCCCGCACCATCGGCATCCCACTCGATGACCCCGAGGGTTACCGACTCAACGTCGAAAACGCGGTTCGCATCACCTGGGGTGGGGTGTACATCCACTCCGCGCCGTGGTCGGTCGGATCCCAGGGCTACGCGAACGTCAGCCACGGCTGTATCAACCTCAGTCCGTCCAACGCCGCCTGGTACTTCGATCAGGTGCGCATCGGCGATCCGGTGATCGTCCAGCCCTGA
- a CDS encoding sterol desaturase family protein, giving the protein MTTRVARRGFTLADAFREFRRHPSPWLIAGTLVTAAAARAVLGDWQLTDALVPVVMLALFPFLEWVVHVGILHWRPRRLGSLIVDWRLARKHREHHQDPRDVPLIFIPWQSLIWVLILAVAVALLVFPRPALGVTFLTCLTVLGLGYEWCHYLIHSDYKPKSRWYRAIWRNHRQHHYKNERYWFTVTSAQTADRVLGTCPDPATAPTSPTARTLHA; this is encoded by the coding sequence ATGACGACCAGAGTGGCACGCCGGGGTTTCACCCTCGCCGACGCCTTCCGAGAATTCCGCCGCCACCCCTCCCCCTGGCTCATCGCCGGTACCCTGGTGACCGCCGCGGCGGCCCGCGCGGTGCTCGGTGACTGGCAGCTCACCGATGCGCTGGTGCCCGTGGTGATGCTGGCCCTGTTCCCGTTTCTGGAGTGGGTGGTGCACGTCGGCATCCTGCACTGGCGTCCACGCCGCCTCGGGTCGCTCATCGTCGACTGGCGGCTGGCGCGAAAACACCGTGAGCACCACCAGGATCCCCGCGATGTGCCGCTGATCTTCATCCCCTGGCAGAGCCTGATCTGGGTGTTGATCCTGGCGGTGGCGGTGGCGCTGCTGGTGTTCCCGCGCCCGGCCCTCGGCGTGACCTTCTTGACCTGTCTGACCGTCCTCGGCCTGGGCTACGAATGGTGCCACTACCTGATCCATTCCGACTACAAGCCGAAATCACGCTGGTACCGGGCGATCTGGCGGAACCACCGTCAGCACCACTACAAGAACGAGCGCTACTGGTTCACCGTCACCAGCGCCCAGACGGCCGACCGGGTGCTGGGCACCTGCCCCGACCCGGCCACCGCTCCGACCTCACCGACGGCGCGGACCCTGCACGCCTGA
- a CDS encoding FadR/GntR family transcriptional regulator yields the protein MALQPVNRRSVPEDVFDQIVGEVLSGQMQPGDALPSERRLAEVLGVSRPAVREALKRLSAAGLVEVRQGEITTVRDYRRHAGLDLLPRLLFRAGELDVTVVRSILETRLHNGPKVAELAARRRPPGLGALLDEAVQTLAAETDPVERQRHALRFWDHVVDGADSIAFRLMYNTLRATYEPALPALATMMAAEVGRPQAYRALAAAIEAGDPTAAEQSARDLLEPATAALLSALDELEAQK from the coding sequence ATGGCCCTGCAACCGGTGAATCGGCGCTCGGTACCCGAAGACGTCTTCGACCAGATCGTCGGTGAGGTGCTCTCCGGGCAGATGCAACCCGGCGACGCGCTGCCCAGCGAACGCCGGCTCGCCGAGGTCCTCGGCGTGTCGCGCCCCGCCGTGCGGGAGGCGCTCAAGCGGTTGTCCGCCGCGGGACTGGTCGAGGTCCGCCAGGGTGAGATCACCACGGTCCGCGACTATCGCCGGCATGCGGGTCTGGACCTGCTGCCCCGCCTGCTGTTCCGGGCGGGTGAGCTCGACGTGACGGTGGTGCGCAGCATCCTGGAGACCCGTCTGCACAACGGGCCCAAGGTCGCCGAACTCGCCGCGCGGCGCCGCCCACCCGGGCTCGGGGCGCTGCTCGACGAGGCGGTGCAGACCCTGGCCGCCGAGACGGATCCGGTCGAACGGCAGCGGCACGCGCTGCGGTTCTGGGACCACGTCGTCGACGGGGCGGACTCGATCGCCTTCCGGCTGATGTACAACACCCTGCGCGCCACCTACGAACCCGCACTGCCGGCGCTGGCCACGATGATGGCGGCCGAAGTCGGCCGGCCGCAGGCCTACCGCGCCCTGGCCGCCGCGATCGAGGCCGGTGACCCGACCGCCGCCGAGCAGTCCGCACGTGACCTGCTCGAACCCGCCACAGCCGCGTTGTTGTCGGCGCTCGACGAGTTGGAGGCGCAGAAATGA
- a CDS encoding lipoprotein LpqH, with protein MGIRVAPNRGPWTLALLAAVGLAAGCSAAPSALGDSTAEVKINGEAAGGPYPVTCSQNGWAWTVQTQQQDTGFTAVFDTEPEMTAQSVEITGLNGFTGSFWAGTVGKGRAGVANGKFRISGTAVGSFADNPTDTVDAEFSIEARC; from the coding sequence GTGGGAATTCGCGTAGCGCCCAACCGGGGCCCGTGGACGCTGGCCCTGCTCGCGGCGGTCGGTCTGGCCGCCGGCTGTTCGGCGGCGCCGTCCGCCCTGGGCGACAGCACCGCCGAGGTGAAGATCAACGGCGAGGCCGCCGGTGGTCCGTACCCGGTGACGTGTTCGCAGAACGGCTGGGCCTGGACGGTGCAGACCCAGCAACAGGACACCGGATTCACCGCGGTGTTCGACACCGAGCCGGAGATGACCGCGCAGTCGGTGGAGATCACCGGGCTCAACGGATTCACCGGCAGTTTCTGGGCGGGCACCGTCGGGAAGGGACGGGCCGGCGTGGCCAACGGCAAATTTCGCATCTCCGGCACCGCGGTGGGCTCGTTCGCCGACAACCCGACCGACACCGTCGACGCGGAGTTCTCCATCGAGGCTCGGTGCTAA
- a CDS encoding helix-turn-helix transcriptional regulator: MLRDWRRRRRLSQLDLALEAGVSARHVSFMETGRAAPSRTMVLRLAEVLEVPPREQNGLLVAAGYAPVYAERDLDDPEMAAVRHGVQRVLDAHDPYPCVAVDRGWRVVQTNAGAAVLLDGVADHLLEQPNALRIALHPDGLAPRIRNLAQWRHHLISRLRREVALSRAPGAVALLAEIESYPGGFDDPGDLGGVVVPLELYTTSRRLLSFLSTVTTFGTALDLTAAELSIEAFLPADERTASALAGPTSPAAASFPDPDTGTAAARQP, translated from the coding sequence ATGCTGCGCGACTGGCGCCGCCGACGCCGGCTGAGCCAGCTCGATCTGGCCCTCGAAGCCGGGGTGTCGGCGCGGCACGTCAGCTTCATGGAAACCGGTCGGGCGGCACCCAGCCGGACCATGGTGCTGCGGCTCGCCGAGGTGCTCGAGGTGCCGCCCCGGGAGCAGAACGGGCTGCTGGTCGCGGCGGGTTACGCCCCGGTGTACGCCGAACGGGACCTCGACGACCCGGAGATGGCGGCGGTGCGCCACGGTGTGCAGCGGGTGCTCGACGCGCATGACCCGTATCCGTGTGTGGCGGTCGATCGCGGCTGGCGCGTCGTGCAGACCAACGCCGGCGCGGCGGTGCTGCTCGACGGGGTCGCCGATCATCTGCTCGAGCAGCCCAACGCGTTGCGCATCGCGCTGCACCCGGATGGCCTGGCACCCCGGATCCGCAACCTGGCGCAATGGCGCCACCACCTGATCTCCCGGTTACGCCGGGAGGTTGCGCTCAGCCGAGCACCCGGTGCGGTCGCCCTGCTGGCCGAGATCGAGTCCTATCCCGGCGGATTCGACGATCCGGGCGACCTCGGCGGGGTCGTCGTGCCGCTGGAGTTGTACACCACCAGCCGGCGACTGCTGTCGTTCCTCAGCACGGTCACGACCTTCGGCACCGCATTGGATCTCACCGCGGCGGAATTGAGCATCGAGGCCTTCCTGCCGGCCGACGAGCGGACCGCCTCGGCGCTGGCCGGGCCGACCAGCCCGGCAGCGGCGAGTTTTCCCGATCCGGACACCGGAACCGCCGCGGCGCGGCAACCTTAG
- a CDS encoding cytochrome P450, producing MPTPNIPPGFDFTDPDIYAVRLPVEELAELRRSAPIWWNEQPMGAGGFDDGGFWLVTRHSDVKEVSRRSDVFSSQRKTALPRYRDGTVAEQIDRGKYVLLNMDAPHHTRLRKIISRAFTPRAVERLRDELNERAHRIVMEAAAAGSGDFVEQVACELPLQAIAGLMGVPQEDRKKLFDWSNQMVGDQDPEFADNDAIGASIELIGYGMQLAADRQRNPRDDLVTTLVQADVDGHKLSDDEFGFFVILLAVAGNETTRNSITQGMMAFTEHPDQWELFKEQRPPTTADEIVRWATPVTSFQRTALADVELSGVQIKAGQRVVMCYRSANFDDTVFDDPYTFNILRDPNPHLGFGGTGAHYCIGANLARLTIDLIFAAIAEHLPDLRPLGPPERLRSGWLNGIKHWPVDYGAPRVPTGAAGPQRCG from the coding sequence ATGCCCACGCCAAACATTCCGCCCGGATTCGATTTCACCGACCCGGACATCTACGCGGTCCGGCTGCCGGTGGAGGAACTGGCGGAGCTGCGCCGCAGCGCACCGATCTGGTGGAACGAGCAGCCGATGGGCGCCGGCGGTTTCGACGACGGCGGATTCTGGCTGGTGACCAGGCACAGCGATGTCAAAGAGGTGTCCCGGCGCAGCGACGTGTTCTCCAGCCAACGCAAGACCGCCCTCCCCCGCTACCGCGACGGCACCGTGGCCGAACAGATCGACCGGGGCAAGTATGTGCTGCTCAACATGGACGCCCCCCACCACACCCGGCTGCGTAAGATCATCTCGCGCGCCTTCACCCCGCGGGCCGTCGAGCGGCTGCGCGACGAACTGAATGAACGGGCGCACCGCATCGTGATGGAGGCGGCGGCCGCGGGGTCCGGCGACTTCGTCGAGCAGGTGGCGTGCGAACTGCCGCTGCAGGCGATCGCCGGGCTGATGGGCGTGCCTCAGGAGGACCGCAAGAAGCTGTTCGACTGGTCCAATCAGATGGTCGGCGACCAGGATCCGGAGTTCGCGGACAACGACGCGATCGGCGCCTCGATCGAACTCATCGGTTATGGCATGCAGCTGGCCGCCGACCGGCAACGAAACCCACGCGACGACCTGGTCACCACCTTGGTCCAGGCCGATGTCGACGGCCACAAACTCAGCGACGACGAGTTCGGGTTCTTCGTCATCCTGCTCGCCGTGGCGGGTAACGAGACCACCCGCAACTCGATCACCCAGGGGATGATGGCGTTCACCGAGCATCCGGACCAGTGGGAGCTGTTCAAAGAGCAGCGCCCGCCGACGACCGCCGACGAGATCGTCCGGTGGGCCACCCCGGTGACCTCGTTCCAACGCACCGCGCTGGCCGACGTCGAGTTGTCGGGTGTGCAGATCAAAGCCGGTCAGCGGGTGGTGATGTGTTACCGCTCAGCCAATTTCGACGATACCGTCTTCGATGATCCGTACACGTTCAACATCCTGCGGGACCCGAACCCGCACCTGGGTTTCGGCGGTACCGGCGCGCACTACTGCATCGGCGCCAATCTCGCCCGGCTGACCATCGATCTGATCTTCGCGGCGATCGCCGAGCACCTGCCCGACCTGCGTCCACTCGGCCCACCGGAACGGTTGCGGTCCGGCTGGCTCAACGGCATCAAGCACTGGCCGGTGGATTACGGCGCGCCCCGGGTGCCGACCGGCGCCGCCGGTCCTCAGCGTTGCGGATAG
- a CDS encoding DUF6766 family protein — protein sequence MAHIRRWGAVYILILLFAGSWLGQFFTQLAEFHSTQQQHGQAFEWGEYLVQFWAATLENWQSEWLQLIFQAILLLGAKHWLFRVDAQDLERIETKIDKLVQAGGEPAGATRPVPVTPPPPP from the coding sequence ATGGCGCACATTCGGCGGTGGGGAGCCGTCTACATCCTGATCCTGCTGTTCGCCGGCTCGTGGCTCGGCCAGTTCTTCACCCAGCTGGCCGAGTTCCACAGCACCCAGCAGCAGCACGGTCAGGCTTTCGAGTGGGGTGAGTACCTCGTCCAGTTCTGGGCGGCCACGCTGGAGAACTGGCAGAGCGAGTGGCTGCAGCTGATCTTCCAGGCCATCCTGCTGCTCGGCGCGAAACACTGGCTGTTCCGGGTCGACGCGCAGGACCTCGAACGCATCGAGACGAAGATCGACAAGCTCGTTCAGGCCGGTGGCGAGCCAGCGGGCGCGACCCGGCCGGTTCCGGTTACTCCCCCGCCGCCCCCGTGA
- a CDS encoding nitronate monooxygenase has protein sequence MHTAICDQLGIEFPIFAFTHCRDVVVAVSKAGGFGVLGAVGFTPEQLEVELNWIDEHIGDHPYGVDIVIPNKYEGMDANLTADELAEQLRAMVPQEHLDFARKLLADNGVPVDELNDNALQLLGWTEATATPQVEIALRHPKMTLIANALGTPPADMIKHIHDSGRKVAALCGSPSQARKHADAGVDIIIAQGGEAGGHAGEIGSIVLWPQVVKEVAPIPVLAAGGIGSGQQIAAALALGAQGAWTGSQWLMVEEAENTPVQQAAYAKATSKDTVRSRSFTGKPARMLRNKWTEAWEHPDNPKPLPMPLQYMVSGMAVAATSRYPDQSVDVAFNPVGQVVGQFSKVEKCATVIERWVQEYLEATATLNELNEAAAR, from the coding sequence ATGCACACCGCCATCTGTGATCAACTGGGCATAGAATTCCCGATCTTCGCCTTCACCCACTGCCGCGATGTGGTGGTGGCCGTCAGCAAGGCGGGCGGCTTCGGCGTGCTCGGCGCGGTGGGGTTCACCCCCGAGCAACTCGAGGTCGAGCTGAACTGGATCGACGAGCACATCGGCGACCACCCGTACGGCGTGGACATCGTGATCCCGAACAAGTACGAGGGCATGGACGCCAACCTGACGGCCGATGAGCTGGCCGAGCAGCTGCGCGCCATGGTTCCGCAGGAACATCTCGATTTCGCACGCAAGTTGCTCGCCGACAACGGCGTGCCGGTCGACGAACTCAACGACAACGCGCTGCAACTGCTGGGCTGGACCGAGGCGACGGCGACCCCGCAGGTCGAGATCGCGCTGCGGCACCCCAAGATGACGCTGATCGCCAATGCGCTGGGCACCCCGCCGGCCGACATGATCAAGCACATCCACGACAGCGGACGCAAGGTGGCGGCGCTGTGCGGATCGCCGTCGCAGGCACGCAAGCACGCCGACGCCGGGGTCGACATCATCATCGCCCAGGGCGGTGAAGCCGGTGGGCACGCCGGGGAGATCGGCTCGATCGTGCTGTGGCCGCAGGTCGTCAAGGAGGTGGCGCCGATTCCGGTGCTGGCCGCCGGCGGCATCGGCAGCGGGCAGCAGATCGCCGCCGCGCTGGCGCTGGGCGCGCAGGGCGCCTGGACCGGATCGCAGTGGCTGATGGTCGAGGAGGCCGAGAACACCCCGGTCCAGCAGGCCGCGTATGCCAAGGCGACCAGCAAGGACACCGTGCGCAGCAGGTCGTTCACCGGTAAGCCGGCCCGGATGCTGCGCAACAAGTGGACCGAGGCCTGGGAGCACCCGGACAACCCGAAACCGCTGCCGATGCCGCTGCAGTACATGGTGTCGGGCATGGCCGTCGCCGCGACCAGCCGTTACCCCGACCAGAGCGTCGACGTGGCATTCAATCCGGTCGGGCAGGTGGTCGGCCAGTTCAGCAAGGTCGAGAAGTGCGCCACGGTGATCGAGCGCTGGGTTCAGGAGTACCTGGAAGCCACCGCGACCCTCAATGAGTTGAACGAGGCCGCCGCCCGGTAG
- a CDS encoding HAD family hydrolase, with translation MANPMAASEASAPDPVAPVIAEVLAGPAGPTVGAFFDLDGTLVDGFTATAHAGHRIRNRQSSIGEVFGVIEASLRYRMGRMQFERLVVRAAGYLRGESLAELDELGEQLFIEQVASWIYPQMRELVRAHQQREHTVALCSSALTIHAEPVARFLGVDHVLCNHFTVDEHGRLTGDVVEPIIWGPQKAAAVQRFCAETGVALDRSHFYADGDEDTALMELVGHPRPVNPRPGLAAAAARNGWPVLRVAGSGRARRGLLRRRLRV, from the coding sequence ATGGCCAATCCGATGGCGGCATCCGAGGCCTCGGCACCCGATCCGGTGGCGCCGGTCATCGCGGAGGTCCTGGCCGGGCCGGCGGGGCCGACGGTCGGCGCCTTCTTCGACCTCGACGGCACCCTGGTCGACGGTTTCACCGCCACCGCCCACGCCGGGCACCGGATCCGCAACCGGCAGTCCTCCATCGGCGAGGTGTTCGGCGTCATCGAGGCATCGTTGCGGTACCGGATGGGGCGGATGCAGTTCGAACGGCTGGTGGTCCGCGCCGCCGGTTACCTGCGCGGGGAATCCCTCGCCGAACTCGACGAACTGGGCGAGCAACTGTTCATCGAACAGGTCGCATCCTGGATCTATCCGCAGATGCGTGAACTCGTGCGCGCCCACCAGCAGCGGGAGCACACCGTGGCGCTGTGTTCCTCGGCGCTGACCATCCACGCCGAGCCGGTCGCCCGGTTCCTCGGCGTGGACCATGTGTTGTGCAACCACTTCACCGTCGACGAACACGGCCGGCTGACCGGTGACGTCGTCGAACCCATCATCTGGGGTCCGCAGAAAGCCGCTGCCGTGCAACGGTTCTGCGCCGAGACGGGCGTCGCGCTCGATCGCAGCCACTTCTACGCCGACGGCGATGAGGACACCGCGCTGATGGAGCTGGTCGGCCACCCCCGTCCGGTCAATCCGCGCCCCGGGCTGGCCGCCGCGGCCGCCCGCAACGGCTGGCCCGTGTTGCGGGTGGCCGGCAGCGGGCGCGCCCGCCGCGGGCTGTTGCGCCGCAGACTGCGGGTTTAG
- a CDS encoding STAS domain-containing protein has translation MNERREPASTGASAARSANCVIDERWDADIAVVSATGVVDMLSAPQLDEAIRTALGKKPRALVVDFTAVDFLASAGMGVLVAIHDEVSPAVNLTIVADGPATSRPLKLLGIADLVPLHATLDEALAAVAT, from the coding sequence GTGAACGAGCGACGTGAGCCCGCATCGACGGGCGCATCCGCGGCGCGTTCGGCGAACTGCGTGATCGACGAGCGGTGGGACGCCGACATCGCGGTGGTGTCGGCGACCGGTGTCGTCGACATGCTCAGCGCACCCCAGCTCGATGAGGCGATCCGCACCGCGCTCGGCAAGAAGCCCCGTGCGCTGGTGGTGGACTTCACCGCGGTGGATTTCCTGGCCTCGGCCGGAATGGGCGTCCTCGTCGCCATTCACGATGAGGTGTCACCCGCGGTGAACCTGACCATCGTGGCCGACGGACCGGCGACGAGCCGGCCCCTCAAGCTGCTCGGTATCGCCGACCTGGTGCCGCTCCACGCCACGCTCGACGAGGCGCTGGCCGCCGTGGCGACCTGA
- a CDS encoding ATP-binding protein, whose protein sequence is MIEPFPSASSAHPVSAGALADYFERLGVPADAASAAQVREQFAAWLGRFFDVDAVKSSDMVLATNEALANAAEFAYVHTERPGTMDVCAHYVADDTSLTVIVTDRGNWRMADPRPATRTRGRGIPLMHALTDRASVETSAHGTTAYLRWTGIRRSGSGRGEHVPVTSWSGSGGPPGTGPGNTVCGMPHTTL, encoded by the coding sequence ATGATCGAGCCGTTCCCCTCCGCCTCCTCGGCCCACCCAGTGTCGGCCGGCGCCCTCGCCGACTACTTCGAGCGGCTGGGCGTTCCGGCCGACGCCGCATCCGCCGCGCAGGTGCGCGAGCAGTTCGCCGCATGGCTGGGCCGGTTCTTCGATGTGGACGCCGTCAAGAGCAGCGACATGGTGCTGGCCACCAACGAGGCGCTGGCCAACGCCGCGGAGTTCGCCTACGTGCACACCGAACGGCCCGGCACGATGGACGTCTGCGCCCACTACGTCGCCGACGACACCAGCCTGACGGTGATCGTCACCGACCGCGGCAACTGGCGGATGGCCGACCCGCGACCCGCCACCCGGACCCGCGGACGCGGAATTCCGCTCATGCACGCGCTGACCGACCGGGCCAGCGTGGAGACCAGCGCCCACGGCACCACGGCGTACCTGCGGTGGACCGGCATCCGCCGCTCCGGGTCCGGCCGGGGAGAACACGTCCCCGTAACCTCCTGGAGCGGGTCCGGCGGCCCTCCTGGAACGGGTCCTGGTAACACGGTGTGCGGCATGCCACACACGACGCTGTAA
- the mbp1 gene encoding microaggregate-binding protein 1: MSDNRNSGPQEAIRGVVEDAKGKAKEVIGTVTGREDLTREGQAQQDKADAQRDAAKKEAEAERARANAKVDEQRQKAAQRPD; encoded by the coding sequence ATGTCGGACAACCGCAACAGCGGACCACAGGAAGCCATCCGCGGCGTCGTCGAGGACGCCAAGGGTAAGGCCAAGGAAGTGATCGGCACGGTCACCGGGCGTGAGGATCTGACCCGCGAGGGCCAGGCTCAGCAGGACAAGGCCGACGCCCAGCGGGACGCGGCCAAGAAGGAGGCCGAAGCCGAGCGGGCGCGGGCGAACGCCAAGGTCGACGAGCAACGCCAGAAGGCCGCTCAGCGTCCGGACTGA
- a CDS encoding competence/damage-inducible protein A: MSTRAGIVVTGTEVLTGRIQDQNGPWLADRLLELGVELAHVTICGDRPADLEAQLRFHADTGVDLLITTGGLGPTADDLTVETVARFCGRELMLDAVVEEKIAAILRTMMGRIGPNETGAGMTDFEAVRAANRKQAMVPAGATVLDPVGTAPGLVVAGTPTVVVLPGPPRELQPMWRRALTTAEVQRAIAGRTHYRQDTVRMFGLPESRLAETLRDARERIPGFDALEITTCLRRGEVEMVTRYEPAAAPSYAELVELLIERHPREVFSTDGALVDEQVAELLRGRRLAVAESCTAGLLAARLTERPGASAYLAGGVVAYANDAKTDLLEVAPALLESFGAVSEPVAEAMAAGVLRRFGADTAVAVTGIAGPGGGSPDKPVGTVCFAVLLDDGRKAARTVRLPGGRADVRERSTTVALHLLRRALLEAAPAGA; encoded by the coding sequence GTGAGCACGCGTGCAGGCATCGTCGTCACCGGAACCGAGGTTCTCACCGGCCGGATCCAGGACCAGAACGGGCCGTGGCTGGCCGACCGGTTGCTCGAGCTCGGGGTGGAGCTGGCCCACGTCACCATCTGCGGGGACCGGCCGGCCGACCTCGAGGCCCAGTTGCGTTTTCACGCCGACACCGGGGTGGACCTGCTCATCACCACCGGCGGGCTGGGGCCCACCGCAGACGATCTGACCGTGGAGACCGTCGCCCGGTTCTGCGGGCGGGAGCTAATGCTCGATGCGGTGGTCGAGGAGAAGATCGCCGCCATCCTGCGCACGATGATGGGCCGCATCGGACCGAACGAGACCGGTGCGGGCATGACCGACTTCGAGGCCGTGCGGGCCGCCAACCGTAAACAGGCCATGGTGCCCGCCGGGGCCACCGTCCTCGACCCGGTCGGCACCGCACCCGGTCTGGTGGTGGCCGGCACCCCGACGGTGGTGGTGCTGCCGGGTCCGCCCCGCGAACTGCAGCCGATGTGGCGGCGGGCCCTCACCACCGCCGAGGTGCAACGGGCGATCGCCGGCCGGACCCACTACCGGCAGGACACGGTGCGGATGTTCGGGCTGCCCGAGTCCCGGCTGGCCGAGACACTTCGTGACGCCCGGGAGCGGATCCCCGGATTCGACGCCCTGGAGATCACGACGTGCCTGCGCCGCGGCGAGGTGGAGATGGTCACCCGCTACGAACCGGCGGCCGCGCCGAGTTACGCCGAGTTGGTGGAGCTGCTGATCGAACGGCACCCGCGCGAGGTGTTCTCCACCGACGGCGCGCTGGTCGACGAGCAGGTCGCGGAACTGCTGCGCGGCCGGCGGCTGGCGGTCGCCGAATCCTGCACGGCCGGGCTGTTGGCGGCGCGGTTGACCGAACGGCCGGGCGCCTCGGCATATCTGGCCGGCGGTGTGGTCGCCTACGCCAACGACGCCAAGACCGATCTGCTCGAGGTGGCGCCCGCCCTGCTGGAGTCCTTCGGCGCGGTGTCCGAACCGGTCGCCGAGGCGATGGCCGCGGGGGTGTTGCGCCGGTTCGGCGCGGACACGGCCGTCGCCGTCACCGGCATCGCCGGTCCCGGTGGCGGCAGCCCCGACAAACCGGTGGGGACGGTGTGTTTCGCCGTTCTGCTCGACGACGGCCGCAAGGCCGCCCGGACGGTCCGGCTGCCCGGCGGCCGGGCCGACGTGCGGGAGCGCTCCACCACGGTGGCGCTGCACCTGCTGCGCCGCGCGCTGCTCGAGGCCGCCCCGGCCGGCGCTTAG